Within Mongoliitalea daihaiensis, the genomic segment ATTTGAAAATCTATATGACGCACTTTTTTAAAAATAAAGTTTCAAAAAAGCTGCATTATAATTATTCTAAAGTATAAAATTTTGAATTTTTACGTTATCATTCTGTACAGACGGCAACAATGATGGGTAAATAGCAATCTGAAAGGACCGACCAAAGACAAAAATAAGCACTTATGGAAACCCAAAATACAAATCGGGTTTTTTAGTACACATTGTCAAGTATTGTTCTTAATTTTATAAAGTAATTGTAAATCGGTTCTGTTTGCTTGTGTCATACTAATACAAGTATTACGCCGAAAAAAAGAATATGAGTAAAGTAGAAAAAATTAATTATGAGTTGGAAAAAAACTTGGAAGTTATATCCCAGCTCGATGGCTATGTGACTCACGCTGTGGAAAACATCTTGGTGGATCCAGATGAATGCTGGCAACCAACCGATTTTCTACCGGATATGTCCAAAGCGGATGCTTTTGATGAGTTAAAAAAACTCCAAGAACGATCCGCAAATATTCCAGATACAATCATTACCTCACTTGTAGGTAACATGATAACCGAGGAGGCTTTACCAAGTTATCAAACCTACTTCAACCTACTTGAAGGTATCAATGTAGAAGGCTCTTTATTGAGCAATTCGGGTTGGGTAAGATGGTCCAAAGCTTGGACTGCTGAGGAAAACAGACATGGAGATTTGCTCAATAAGTACTTATACTTATCTGGCAGATGCGATATGAAAAAAGTGGAGCAAACGATTCATCGATTGATATACAATGGTTTTGATCCCCGCTCTGAAGGAGATCCTTATCAGGCGATTATCTATACTTCTTTTCAGGAAAGAGCCACAAAAATATCTCATGTGAATACAGGAAAGCTTGCCGATAAGGCAGGAGATGATGTATTGTCAAGAATCTGCAAAACAATTGCTGGTGACGAAGCTAGACACGAAAAAGCTTATAAGAGCTTTATGTCACAAATATTTGAAATCGATCCTAATGGTGCTATCCTAGCATTTGAAAAAATGATGAGGAAACAAATTGTCATGCCTGCCATTTTAATGGGAACAGGAGGAAGCAATCCTAGCTTATTTGATCAATTCTCTGCGATTACTCAAAAAATCGGTGTTTATACTGGATGGGATTATGCAAGAATTATCGATCACTTGGTCAAACTTTGGGATATTGAAAAACTAACCGGACTCAACGGAATGGCAGCAAAAGCCCAAGACTACCTCGCAAACCTAAGTGACCGGTATATGAGAGTAGCAGACCGAATGAAAGCACCAGAGGAAATCACCCTCGCTTGGTTAAAATAACTGATAAAAGCCTGGTTAATCCAGGCTTTTTTATTTTCCATGGAACAAATCTTACCGATTTACGCTTATTACATGTATATACATCTATTTTCTTATGAGAACGATTAAAAACATACACCAAGCTGATTATCATCCCATAGCGGACCTTACCACATACAACCCATTACCTTCTCCAAGGCTCAGACAAATTGATCCTTTTATTTTCCTTAACCATCATGGTTTACAGAAATACCCAAAAAACAACAATGGGTTACCCTTTGGACCGCATCCTCATAGAGGCATGGAAACTGTCACATTCATTTTGGAAGGTGATATCATGCACAAAGATTCCGGTGGTCATGAATCAGTGATTCAGGCTGGAGGCATTCAATGGATGACGGCTGGAAGAGGTTTGATTCATGCAGAAGTTTCTTCCAGTGAATTCAAAAAAAATGGTGGGGACTTAGAAATTCTCCAACTGTGGCTGAATCTTCCTGCAAAGTATAAAATGACTGAACCTCGGTACATAGGGCTTCAAAAAGATGAAATCACACATTTTGAACTGAATGAAGGAAAAGCGAAAGTTCAATTGATCGCAGGAGAATGGAATGGACTACAAGGTTCCTTTGAAACGTTGACACCAATCTTTTTGAGTACTATCCATCTTTCAAAAGGAGCAATCATTGAAAAAACCATCCCTAGCAATGAAAATATCTTCTTCTACATCGTCAGAGGCAAAGTGAATATTTTGGGAGAGCAAATTCCATTCAGAAACCTCGTAGAATTCAATAATAATGGAGACCTTCTGAAATTTGAAGCTTCAGAAGATGCAGTAGTTATCCTAGGCCATGCAGTTCCTTTCAATGAGCCTATGGTAGCGCAAGGCCCATTTGTGATGAATACCCAACAAGAAATCATGGAAGCTTACAGAGACTATCAATTAGGAAAATTTGGCTCATGGGAGCATTAAAAAAGGATTTGATCATCCGCAATTTCACTAGATCTACAATACTAAAAAGACTATTGCAGATGATCTCGTCCACAGCCAAGGTACCACAGTCAGCAGATGCTTGAAAACATAATGAATAGATTCACCGGATTAGCTAATGGAGTGATAACTGGTAATCAAATAAAACATTTGTTCTTCAAACCTAACACCCCGAAACAAGCTTCTTTAGAATGTTTCGGGGTGTTTTTAACTTCTAGAGTAATGACAATCACTTTTCCGTTACTTTAAGCAACTCAAACTTAAACATATCTTCTTCGTTTGCAGGATTATCAGGATGATTGATGGAGATATATAATCCATCTTGATGGATGAAAAAATTGGTTGGCAAATATCTACCAGCTTCAAAATAAGATTCCCCAAGAACATTCAACTCATCATCTAAAACCATGATAACGAAAGGGCCTGGAGAGGTTCTCAATCGTTGGATTTCATTCAGGTCAGTAAGGTCAAGTGTTGGGTAAGCAAATCTATAGTACAGATTTCTGTAGGCATCGTAAATCAGGTTATCATACCTAGAACTGGTATTCATATACTGCATGGTTTCCAATCGCTCACCTCCTGAAGGAAATAGTTTTAATTGCGCATCTAAATATTGACTAGCTGCATCTTTTGACTTCAACTCTTCTTCAAATGAAGAAGCATAGAAAAGCCGATGATCACCAAATAAGGAATAAACAATTCTGTCTTTCCCCCGAGCCATACTTGCTTCAAAATGTTTCAACCCATCTGCTAAATAGTCATTGGGATAGAGATGATTTGCAAACCTCACATCGCCACTAGTTAGATTAATTGCATAAACCATATGACTTGAACTCAAAAGCTCATTAGTAAATTCGCGGTAATTTCCATTCACATGAGTTTTTATGAGTAATTCGCCCTCCAAAACTATGGGAGGAGACAGAAAATAGGAAGGATGAACAAAAGCTGAGGAATAACCATCGGGCACATCATATTTCAGTCGCTGCTTGAGTACACCACTTGTATCTGTCAAATAAATCATAGGAGCACTTTGACCAAAAAGAAATATACTGTCCAAGGTATGGACATGAAATCCAAACAAATTTCCCACTCCTTGATCTCCTTCGATTTCAAAATTCAAGCGTTTCACTAAATCCCCATTAGCTATATCGTAGACTTGGATTTCATTTTGCTGCCAAACAATATTGAATACTAATCCATCAAAAGCTGAAAAACCTAGACTTACATTAGGAGTCCTATCATCAATATCTAAAGATATCACAACTCCCGAAGCTTCAAGCTTCTTCTCAGTTTGCTTTTTTTGGGAACAAGCAAAAGCAACGACAGTGAACAAAAAAGCTAATTTCCAAAATTTCATGGTTCATTCATTTCTTCTAGACAAACAAGGAATATGCAATAATAATAATAATACAAGACAAACTTAGTTGAAATTAACTAAATAAACACCCAAATAAAATTAGTGTATAGGTGAGAGACACTCGAGTGAAAGGTTTATGAGCTAAGAAAAAACTGATGTAAAAAAACAAGCAATAATTTCCTCTAGTGCTTTTTCATATTGCTAGTGCGAATCTATAATATCCTGGGAAATCAAGCGATATATTTCCGCAACTTGTTCGTTATAGTTTAAAAAACGATAATGTTCTTCCATCGTATCAAAGTCCTCCCGTCTAGCTGGACCAGTTTGAGCTTTTTTTGCACCTAGTTCTAAACTTTTGCTGATGCTCTCGATGATGAGGGGCTTCAACATTTCAAAGTCCAAACCCTGCCTTGCCATAATCTCCTCTGACAATCGGATCATATGATTCGAAAAGTTACTGGCAAACACTGCTGCTACATGAAGGGCTTTTCGATCTTTAGAGCGGACTACATATACTAGGTCAGAAAGACTTTTTGCAAGATTTTTTAATTTCCTTAAAACCTCCGCATCATCAGCCTCCACTAAAAATGGAACCTCACTAAAATCCAATCCTCTTCCCTTAGTAAAGGTTTGTAATGGATAAAATATACCAGTGTAACTTGCCGAGCTATATCCCAATACATCTATGGGCAAGGTACCTGAGGTATGAACCAGTATACTGTTTTCCGGAAGAATGATTGAGTCTGCCACGGAGGCAACCGCATCATCAGATACTGCCAAAATAAAAATCTCCGCTTCTGATTCAGAAAAATCGAGGGAATCAATCGCTTCTGTAGTATAAAGCTTGGACGTTATTTTAATTGCTTTTTGAATATCCCGACCATATACTTCTGTAACATTGTGCCCGGCATCTTCCAATGCACTTGAAAGATGCCAAGCAATATTACCTGTACCTATGATCGCAATAGAAAAGGCCATCTTAGTATTCCAATCCTTTATCCCTCATACTTTTAAATTCAACATATCGTCGATAAATAGCGACACAGAATCCTATTAACATTATAATCGTACCTACCCAAAGTATATTGATTTGTGGCTTAATTATCGCCTTCAAGACAACATAGTCTTTTTGATAACGATTTACTGTAAATACAAACTTATTTTCTTCAGGAATAATATTTGTCAGCTCTACCTTAACACCCAATTCACTATCAATCACTGGAATTCGACCAATTTGAGCACCTCGAATGATAAATATAGGTTCGATTTTCTTCTCAACATCATAATCCTGTACAGTCAGCTTAGCTTTTACGGCAACATCCCCGTCAAAAAGCGGAACTCCATCTACTTCTGTTAAAACTTCCCCACCTTCAAAATTGGTTACGAAATCAGCAATGAAGAAGGTATCACCAGGAGCTACTTCATACGTCTCATCATCTCTCCATTCAGGGTCCTCAAAGTCATTGATGGCAGAAACAAAGGTGTATAAATCTCTATTAACAAATCTTCTAGAATCCGGGGATGAAATCAATCCCATGGAGGTGTTGAATTGAGACATTGGATTTAGAGAAAATTGAAATTCATCCTCTTTGTAATAGTCAATTCTGAAATAATCATTCTCCTCTAATACAATGGGAACAACATCGCCTTTTTCAAAATAGGTTTTTCCTCTAATTACAATATCGGCTTTAGCAATTGCTTCGTTGGTACGATCTGTTTCCTGTAGGTATTTTACCGGAACCAATTCTGGCACACCACTTACTTTTTTCTGCCGGCCCCTGTAGACAGCTGTGTACTCCTTTATCTGAGTAGGTTTATTGATCCACAACAGCACGTGCTCTTTATTGAGTTCGTCCTCCCATGAATTACTATATACCAATCCAGACATATTCTGAGAAATCACTTCGGAATAACCCGAAGAGAACATCGTACCAATTAAAATTAAACCCAATCCAATATGTGCAAGCGAGCCACCCGCCAATTTGAATGTTGATTTTTTTAACAGACGCGTTAAAATAGTGGCATTTGCAACAATAGTAAATACCGAAGCCAACACAACAATGATATAGGTAATATCAAAAACTTTACCCGCTACAATAATGACAGCAGAAATTATTACAGAAATGATGTAAGGAACTACCAAAGCTTCACGCAAAGCTTTCGCATCCATTTTATTCCACCAAAAATACTGTCCTACTGCTGTAAGCAAGGCAACAGCTACAGCAAACCATAATTGGAATTTAGTATAAAAGCCAACCTGATCTACAGGAGGAGCGATATTGGATATCCCTCCAAAACTCTCTATGATAGCATTCCAAACTGGGATCGATGTAGGAAGGATTACTTGGAATGCCATCAAAGCCAAAGTAGTGGCGCCAATGAAAATCCAAAATTCACGGGAATAAACGTCGGCTTCTTTTTCAGATGTAGGAATATGTTTCCAATGTTTGGCCGCAAAGTAGATAGCCACCGCCAAAAAGAAGAGCATGTATATCAACAATTGACCAGATAATCCCAAATCCGTAAAGGAGTGAACGGACGAATCTCCCAATACTCCAGAACGTACCAAAAAAGTAGCATACAATACCAAAATGAAAGAAGTGATGATCAAGACAATGGACGACTTGAGAGCAGTGCTGCTTTTCTTAAAGGTAATCATAGTGTGAATACCAGCCACTAAAATCAACCAGGGTACATACACGGCATTTTCAACGGGATCCCAGTTCCAATAACCTCCAAAATTTAAAGTCACATAAGCCCAATAAGCTCCCATAATAATTCCCATACCCAATATCATGGCCGAGAATTGAGCCCAAGGAAGAGCGGGTCTTACCCATTCAGTGTATTTTCTGGTTGCTAAGCCTCCGATGAGGAATGCAAAAGGCACCAAGGTAGACGCATATCCCAAAAAAAGTGTAGGAGGGTGAATTACCATCCAAATATTTTGTAACAGTGGATTAAGTCCAGTGCCATCTTCCGGAACAAACTCAGGGTTTAGCTGGAAAATAGGAGCATTCAATGCATCTCTAAGTAAAATAAATGGAGAACTACCGATTTTCAAATCGCCTATCACCACACCTAGGATCATGGAGACCAAGAAAGCCTGCACCATCATAAACACTACCATTACTGGCCCTTCCCATTTCTTATTGGTCCGTATCAGGACTAGTCCTAAGATTACATTCCAAAATATCCAGAGGATAAAAGAGCCTTCCTGACCTTCCCAGAAGCTGGAAACCATGTAATGCACAGGTAAAGCCATGGAAGAATGCGAATAGGCATAGAAATATTCAAAGCGGTGATTGTAGATGATCTCAAACAACGCAAATACGATGGCGAAACTCGCAACAGAGTGAATGTAAAAGAAAATACGGCTAAAACGACCCCAATTAGCTTTCTCTAATTCGGGGGCATTGGTATATTGGTAGTAGCCATAAGCTGTAATCAAAGAGGTCACAAATGCTAAAATAACAGCAAAGTGACCGATATTACCGATCAGGGTATTTATCATATGTTTTGTAGTTAGTTAGGAGTTACATACCCGCTTGAGCGATATCTGTCTCCTGATACTTAGATGGGCACTTCATGAGGATTTTGTCAGCGACAAACAATTCCTCATTTTTATAGGAGCCAATTACAACAACCTGTTCTGCTCTCGCAAAATCAGGTGGAACAGGCTCATTATAAAAAACTTTTTGTTCAGTCCCATCATTATCAACCATCTTAAAATAAAATGAAGTTTTATTTGGGTTCACTTCTATTCCCTCCACGGTTCCATTTTCACCTTTTTTCAACTCACCAACCACATGAATAGGCTTTTCATCCCCTTTCATCATCATGTTTTTGGCTGTTGCAAAACTTTCGTACGTACTCGCATCACCAATCATTGAAATGATGATGATAATCGCTATTGCAATTACCCCCAAACCCAACAAATGTCCCTTTTTCATATTCGTAATTTTAATATTTTTAGTTTTTCAAAAGCTCCTCCATCCGGGCGACTTTTCTGTCCGTATTTACGACATAACCAACTATGCCTACAAAGACAATTACTATAATCCCCACCAAGACATAAATTTTGCCCTCTGAGCGCATCACATCAGCCATCTCTACACGGGTATTTTGATAATCCGCCTCGTTTATCTCAATTTTCTCCTGAGCATACACTTGCATACTCAACGCCATAAAAAGGATGATTAAATATTTTCTCATGACACTTGATTGATCAGTTTATCTTCTAGTTTTCTTTCTACTCTTCTAAGCCTTACACGTACTACGCTCAACCAAGTTCCCAAAAGTGTCCATCCAATGATTGCAGGATAAAAGACCATACGTAATTTACTATCGAGATCATAGGCATTAAAGCCAGGATTTCCACCGTTACCGGGATGAAGACTATCTGTTAATCTTGGTAAAACAAAAATTAACGGAATAAAGGCTGCAAATGCAAAAATATTATAAACAGCACCAATCCTTGCGCGCTGATGCACGTCTGTCAGTGAATTTCTTAAAATGGAATACGCAAAATACATCAATAGCCCGATGGCTGAGGCATTTTGTTTGGGGTCCCCACTCCAATAATCTCCCCAAGTAAATTTGGCCCATAACATCCCTGTTACAATGCCAAGAATACCAAACAAGATCGCTGCATTTGTAAATTCAACAGCCATATCATCATGTTTGAGGTCGTTGGTACGAAGGTATTTTACACTTTGAACCACTGCGACTACCAACAAAATGATCATCCCAAACCACATGGTCACATGGAAGTAAAGGGCTCTTATTGTTT encodes:
- a CDS encoding DUF4221 family protein; its protein translation is MKFWKLAFLFTVVAFACSQKKQTEKKLEASGVVISLDIDDRTPNVSLGFSAFDGLVFNIVWQQNEIQVYDIANGDLVKRLNFEIEGDQGVGNLFGFHVHTLDSIFLFGQSAPMIYLTDTSGVLKQRLKYDVPDGYSSAFVHPSYFLSPPIVLEGELLIKTHVNGNYREFTNELLSSSHMVYAINLTSGDVRFANHLYPNDYLADGLKHFEASMARGKDRIVYSLFGDHRLFYASSFEEELKSKDAASQYLDAQLKLFPSGGERLETMQYMNTSSRYDNLIYDAYRNLYYRFAYPTLDLTDLNEIQRLRTSPGPFVIMVLDDELNVLGESYFEAGRYLPTNFFIHQDGLYISINHPDNPANEEDMFKFELLKVTEK
- a CDS encoding cytochrome c maturation protein CcmE domain-containing protein, which gives rise to MKKGHLLGLGVIAIAIIIIISMIGDASTYESFATAKNMMMKGDEKPIHVVGELKKGENGTVEGIEVNPNKTSFYFKMVDNDGTEQKVFYNEPVPPDFARAEQVVVIGSYKNEELFVADKILMKCPSKYQETDIAQAGM
- a CDS encoding CcmD family protein → MRKYLIILFMALSMQVYAQEKIEINEADYQNTRVEMADVMRSEGKIYVLVGIIVIVFVGIVGYVVNTDRKVARMEELLKN
- the ccsA gene encoding cytochrome c biogenesis protein CcsA, which codes for MINTLIGNIGHFAVILAFVTSLITAYGYYQYTNAPELEKANWGRFSRIFFYIHSVASFAIVFALFEIIYNHRFEYFYAYSHSSMALPVHYMVSSFWEGQEGSFILWIFWNVILGLVLIRTNKKWEGPVMVVFMMVQAFLVSMILGVVIGDLKIGSSPFILLRDALNAPIFQLNPEFVPEDGTGLNPLLQNIWMVIHPPTLFLGYASTLVPFAFLIGGLATRKYTEWVRPALPWAQFSAMILGMGIIMGAYWAYVTLNFGGYWNWDPVENAVYVPWLILVAGIHTMITFKKSSTALKSSIVLIITSFILVLYATFLVRSGVLGDSSVHSFTDLGLSGQLLIYMLFFLAVAIYFAAKHWKHIPTSEKEADVYSREFWIFIGATTLALMAFQVILPTSIPVWNAIIESFGGISNIAPPVDQVGFYTKFQLWFAVAVALLTAVGQYFWWNKMDAKALREALVVPYIISVIISAVIIVAGKVFDITYIIVVLASVFTIVANATILTRLLKKSTFKLAGGSLAHIGLGLILIGTMFSSGYSEVISQNMSGLVYSNSWEDELNKEHVLLWINKPTQIKEYTAVYRGRQKKVSGVPELVPVKYLQETDRTNEAIAKADIVIRGKTYFEKGDVVPIVLEENDYFRIDYYKEDEFQFSLNPMSQFNTSMGLISSPDSRRFVNRDLYTFVSAINDFEDPEWRDDETYEVAPGDTFFIADFVTNFEGGEVLTEVDGVPLFDGDVAVKAKLTVQDYDVEKKIEPIFIIRGAQIGRIPVIDSELGVKVELTNIIPEENKFVFTVNRYQKDYVVLKAIIKPQINILWVGTIIMLIGFCVAIYRRYVEFKSMRDKGLEY
- a CDS encoding pirin family protein; the protein is MRTIKNIHQADYHPIADLTTYNPLPSPRLRQIDPFIFLNHHGLQKYPKNNNGLPFGPHPHRGMETVTFILEGDIMHKDSGGHESVIQAGGIQWMTAGRGLIHAEVSSSEFKKNGGDLEILQLWLNLPAKYKMTEPRYIGLQKDEITHFELNEGKAKVQLIAGEWNGLQGSFETLTPIFLSTIHLSKGAIIEKTIPSNENIFFYIVRGKVNILGEQIPFRNLVEFNNNGDLLKFEASEDAVVILGHAVPFNEPMVAQGPFVMNTQQEIMEAYRDYQLGKFGSWEH
- a CDS encoding cytochrome c biogenesis protein; translation: MQLLAKNTLMKKNWWKFLTIALLLYTITVGLLQDVPRLPILNETIRALYFHVTMWFGMIILLVVAVVQSVKYLRTNDLKHDDMAVEFTNAAILFGILGIVTGMLWAKFTWGDYWSGDPKQNASAIGLLMYFAYSILRNSLTDVHQRARIGAVYNIFAFAAFIPLIFVLPRLTDSLHPGNGGNPGFNAYDLDSKLRMVFYPAIIGWTLLGTWLSVVRVRLRRVERKLEDKLINQVS
- a CDS encoding acyl-ACP desaturase — protein: MSKVEKINYELEKNLEVISQLDGYVTHAVENILVDPDECWQPTDFLPDMSKADAFDELKKLQERSANIPDTIITSLVGNMITEEALPSYQTYFNLLEGINVEGSLLSNSGWVRWSKAWTAEENRHGDLLNKYLYLSGRCDMKKVEQTIHRLIYNGFDPRSEGDPYQAIIYTSFQERATKISHVNTGKLADKAGDDVLSRICKTIAGDEARHEKAYKSFMSQIFEIDPNGAILAFEKMMRKQIVMPAILMGTGGSNPSLFDQFSAITQKIGVYTGWDYARIIDHLVKLWDIEKLTGLNGMAAKAQDYLANLSDRYMRVADRMKAPEEITLAWLK
- a CDS encoding Rossmann-like and DUF2520 domain-containing protein, translating into MAFSIAIIGTGNIAWHLSSALEDAGHNVTEVYGRDIQKAIKITSKLYTTEAIDSLDFSESEAEIFILAVSDDAVASVADSIILPENSILVHTSGTLPIDVLGYSSASYTGIFYPLQTFTKGRGLDFSEVPFLVEADDAEVLRKLKNLAKSLSDLVYVVRSKDRKALHVAAVFASNFSNHMIRLSEEIMARQGLDFEMLKPLIIESISKSLELGAKKAQTGPARREDFDTMEEHYRFLNYNEQVAEIYRLISQDIIDSH